A window from Seriola aureovittata isolate HTS-2021-v1 ecotype China chromosome 14, ASM2101889v1, whole genome shotgun sequence encodes these proteins:
- the eloal gene encoding elongin A, like isoform X2, with translation MASSSDVVKKVMRLKLQLTDTAETATVLKILQKLKDLDITLDILAETGIGKAVNSLRRHEQAGEFAKSLVKGWKKLVPKECSSHTEDGDVSETMSVKDKLDDQNCSNTGSLTLEDLNNNCSTSHSKSQESSDEVFLKTESGKTASLKQQCEQQKGKENENGEKSHQENQNIFQNDIVEKEIGEDQIDVLFASKKKNDQSDRKSGDGDTLLGNNSEDTHQRSRSDSREKPKSNSDDGGFWPEKESNKKSKPSKESSKEDEESFSFESSDKNSKTLKLANAREDRSSGKSRSSEDQKRKRNKTSKERHVGPEHKQESESKGNSKHKNKKAKMKHKDKESVSDQEEPSKSFESYLNYDVNVFKRKERCGVKRAPRKIKTGVKEEAAKDSGMKLFKSPVMSITISPPKQFGESVMDLMSIPLPAVLPEWEGPSSVEYFDRKVERESDFCDASEDSAVFTGQRLNKKMQVYSGAKTVFLPTMMSLYQQCIRILQNNINLLYETGGVPFEILEPVLERCTPEQLLRIEECNPIYIGVSDHIWGRHCQRDFKDSKLQEYESWKEMYIRLSEERERKLQRLTKSIVSAHSKKPKGRQVKMAFIHTVAKPPRDVRIQQEIHGTAVQQPHQPRCSVKVQDNRLKPSCNEPSRSSSSSSGGSNTPDPRKKTRVAPMMAKSLKAFKKQFGRR, from the exons ATGGCCAGCAGCTCTGATGTGGTGAAGAAAGTCATGCGGCTCAAACTTCAGctcacagacacagcagagactgCCACG GTTCTTAAAATCTTGCAGAAACTCAAGGATCTGGATATCACACTAGATATTCTTGCT GAAACTGGAATTGGCAAAGCAGTTAACTCCTTGCGGAGACATGAACAGGCTGGAGAATTTGCCAAGTCACTAGTTAAAGGTTGGAAAAAACTGGTCCCTAAGGAGTGCTCAAG CCACACAGAAGATGGGGATGTGTCAGAGACCATGTCTGTTAAAGACAAACTAGACGACCAAAACTGTTCAAACACTGGAAGTTTGACATTAGAGGATTTAAACAATAACTGCTCAACATCTCACAGCAAGAGTCAGGAATCCTCAGATGAGGTCTTCCTCAAAACGGAGAGTGGGAAAACCGCTTCACTGAAACAACAATGTGAAcaacagaaaggaaaagagaatgaaaatggagaaaaaagtcACCAAGAAAACCAGAATATCTTTCAGAATGACATCGTGGAAAAGGAAATTGGAGAGGATCAAATAGACGTATTATTTGCTTCCAAGAAGAAAAATGATCAGAGCGACAGAAAATCAGGAGATGGTGATACTTTGCTTGGAAACAACTCAGAAGACACTCATCAGAGATCCAGGTCTGACTCCAGAGAAAAGCCGAAAAGCAACTCTGATGATGGGGGATTTTGGCCAGAAAAAGAGTCAAATAAGAAGTCAAAGCCATCAAAAGAATCATCGAAGGAAGATGAAGAATCTTTTTCATTTGAGTccagtgacaaaaactcaaaaacctTAAAATTGGCCAATGCCAGAGAGGACAGGTCTTCAGGAAAATCGAGGAGCTCGGAGgaccaaaagagaaaaaggaacaaaacgAGCAAAGAGAGGCATGTCGGTCCTGAACATAAACAAGAGTCTGAAAGTAAGggaaattcaaaacacaaaaacaaaaaggccaaaatgaaacacaaagacaaggaAAGTGTCAGTGACCAAGAGGAGCCCTCCAAATCCTTTGAATCGTACTTGAACTATGACGTTAATGTTTTCAAGAGAAAAGAGCGATGTGGAGTAAAGAGAGCTCCCAGAAAAATCAAGACTGGAGTAAAAGAGGAAGCAGCAAAAGATTCTGGCATGAAACTTTTCAAGTCACCTGTGATGTCTATAACTATTAGCCCTCCAAAACAG TTTGGGGAGTCTGTAATGGACCTGATGAGCATTCCTTTACCTGCTGTTCTGCCTGAATGGGAAGGGCCCTCCAGTGTTGAGTACTTTGATAGGAaag TTGAGAGGGAGTCTGATTTCTGCGACGCCTCTGAGGACTCTGCCGTCTTTACCGGTCAGCGACTTAACAAGAAGATGCAAGTGTACTCTGGTGCCAAGACCGTCTTCCTCCCAACCATGATGAGCTTATACCAACAGTGTATCCGCATACTCCAGAACAATATTAACT TGCTTTATGAAACTGGCGGAGTCCCATTTGAAATCCTCGAGCCAGTGTTGGAGAGGTGTACGCCGGAGCAGCTGCTACGCATTGAAGAATGCAACCCA ATCTACATTGGAGTGTCAGACCACATATGGGGGAGACACTGCCAGAGGGACTTCAAAGACTCCAAGCTTCAGGAGTACGAATCGTGGAAAGAGATGTACATCAGGTTgtctgaggagagggagaggaagctCCAAAGACTGACAAAAAGCATTGTATCGGCCCATTCTAAGAAACCCAAAG gtcgGCAGGTGAAGATGGCATTTATTCACACTGTTGCCAAGCCACCGAGAGATGTGCGAATTCAGCAGGAAATTCATGGAACTGCTGTTCAGCAGCCTCATCAGCCCAGGTGCAG
- the eloal gene encoding elongin A, like isoform X1 yields the protein MASSSDVVKKVMRLKLQLTDTAETATVLKILQKLKDLDITLDILAETGIGKAVNSLRRHEQAGEFAKSLVKGWKKLVPKECSSHTEDGDVSETMSVKDKLDDQNCSNTGSLTLEDLNNNCSTSHSKSQESSDEVFLKTESGKTASLKQQCEQQKGKENENGEKSHQENQNIFQNDIVEKEIGEDQIDVLFASKKKNDQSDRKSGDGDTLLGNNSEDTHQRSRSDSREKPKSNSDDGGFWPEKESNKKSKPSKESSKEDEESFSFESSDKNSKTLKLANAREDRSSGKSRSSEDQKRKRNKTSKERHVGPEHKQESESKGNSKHKNKKAKMKHKDKESVSDQEEPSKSFESYLNYDVNVFKRKERCGVKRAPRKIKTGVKEEAAKDSGMKLFKSPVMSITISPPKQKFGESVMDLMSIPLPAVLPEWEGPSSVEYFDRKVERESDFCDASEDSAVFTGQRLNKKMQVYSGAKTVFLPTMMSLYQQCIRILQNNINLLYETGGVPFEILEPVLERCTPEQLLRIEECNPIYIGVSDHIWGRHCQRDFKDSKLQEYESWKEMYIRLSEERERKLQRLTKSIVSAHSKKPKGRQVKMAFIHTVAKPPRDVRIQQEIHGTAVQQPHQPRCSVKVQDNRLKPSCNEPSRSSSSSSGGSNTPDPRKKTRVAPMMAKSLKAFKKQFGRR from the exons ATGGCCAGCAGCTCTGATGTGGTGAAGAAAGTCATGCGGCTCAAACTTCAGctcacagacacagcagagactgCCACG GTTCTTAAAATCTTGCAGAAACTCAAGGATCTGGATATCACACTAGATATTCTTGCT GAAACTGGAATTGGCAAAGCAGTTAACTCCTTGCGGAGACATGAACAGGCTGGAGAATTTGCCAAGTCACTAGTTAAAGGTTGGAAAAAACTGGTCCCTAAGGAGTGCTCAAG CCACACAGAAGATGGGGATGTGTCAGAGACCATGTCTGTTAAAGACAAACTAGACGACCAAAACTGTTCAAACACTGGAAGTTTGACATTAGAGGATTTAAACAATAACTGCTCAACATCTCACAGCAAGAGTCAGGAATCCTCAGATGAGGTCTTCCTCAAAACGGAGAGTGGGAAAACCGCTTCACTGAAACAACAATGTGAAcaacagaaaggaaaagagaatgaaaatggagaaaaaagtcACCAAGAAAACCAGAATATCTTTCAGAATGACATCGTGGAAAAGGAAATTGGAGAGGATCAAATAGACGTATTATTTGCTTCCAAGAAGAAAAATGATCAGAGCGACAGAAAATCAGGAGATGGTGATACTTTGCTTGGAAACAACTCAGAAGACACTCATCAGAGATCCAGGTCTGACTCCAGAGAAAAGCCGAAAAGCAACTCTGATGATGGGGGATTTTGGCCAGAAAAAGAGTCAAATAAGAAGTCAAAGCCATCAAAAGAATCATCGAAGGAAGATGAAGAATCTTTTTCATTTGAGTccagtgacaaaaactcaaaaacctTAAAATTGGCCAATGCCAGAGAGGACAGGTCTTCAGGAAAATCGAGGAGCTCGGAGgaccaaaagagaaaaaggaacaaaacgAGCAAAGAGAGGCATGTCGGTCCTGAACATAAACAAGAGTCTGAAAGTAAGggaaattcaaaacacaaaaacaaaaaggccaaaatgaaacacaaagacaaggaAAGTGTCAGTGACCAAGAGGAGCCCTCCAAATCCTTTGAATCGTACTTGAACTATGACGTTAATGTTTTCAAGAGAAAAGAGCGATGTGGAGTAAAGAGAGCTCCCAGAAAAATCAAGACTGGAGTAAAAGAGGAAGCAGCAAAAGATTCTGGCATGAAACTTTTCAAGTCACCTGTGATGTCTATAACTATTAGCCCTCCAAAACAG AAGTTTGGGGAGTCTGTAATGGACCTGATGAGCATTCCTTTACCTGCTGTTCTGCCTGAATGGGAAGGGCCCTCCAGTGTTGAGTACTTTGATAGGAaag TTGAGAGGGAGTCTGATTTCTGCGACGCCTCTGAGGACTCTGCCGTCTTTACCGGTCAGCGACTTAACAAGAAGATGCAAGTGTACTCTGGTGCCAAGACCGTCTTCCTCCCAACCATGATGAGCTTATACCAACAGTGTATCCGCATACTCCAGAACAATATTAACT TGCTTTATGAAACTGGCGGAGTCCCATTTGAAATCCTCGAGCCAGTGTTGGAGAGGTGTACGCCGGAGCAGCTGCTACGCATTGAAGAATGCAACCCA ATCTACATTGGAGTGTCAGACCACATATGGGGGAGACACTGCCAGAGGGACTTCAAAGACTCCAAGCTTCAGGAGTACGAATCGTGGAAAGAGATGTACATCAGGTTgtctgaggagagggagaggaagctCCAAAGACTGACAAAAAGCATTGTATCGGCCCATTCTAAGAAACCCAAAG gtcgGCAGGTGAAGATGGCATTTATTCACACTGTTGCCAAGCCACCGAGAGATGTGCGAATTCAGCAGGAAATTCATGGAACTGCTGTTCAGCAGCCTCATCAGCCCAGGTGCAG
- the klhl31 gene encoding kelch-like protein 31: MAPKKNKATKKSKGDINEMTIMVEDSPINKINGLNTLLEGGNGFSCISTEVTDSVYAPNLLEGMSNMRQESFLCDLTVATKSKSFDVHKVVMASCSEYIRNILKKDSALQKIDLNDLSPVGLATAITYAYSGKLTLSLYSIGSTIAAAMLLQIGSLVKMCSDFLMQELSVENCMYVGNIADAYDLKETKEAAQKFMRENFIEFSEMEQFLKLTYEQISDFLSDDSLQLPSEVTAFQIAMKWLDFDEKRLKYAADLLTLIRFGTISAQDLVNHVQSAPRMMQDPECHRLLVDAMNYHLLPYQQNILQSRRTKVRGGLKVVLTIGGRPALTEKSLSKDVLYRDADNLWNKLTEMPAKSFNQCVAVLDGFLYVAGGEDQNDARNQAKHAVSNFCRYDPRFNTWIHLSNMIQRRTHFSLNTFNGLLFAVGGRNSDGVQASVECYVPSSNQWQMKAPMEVPRCCHASSVIEGKILVSGGYINNAYSRAVCSYDPSTDTWQDKNSLSTPRGWHCAATVGDRAYVIGGSQLGGRGERVDVLAVESYNPHNGQWSYSTPLHTGVSTAGISILNNKVYLLGGWNEGEKKYKKCIQVYNPDLNEWTEDDELPEATVGISCCVVTIPTRKTRESRASSVSSAPVSI; the protein is encoded by the exons ATGGCACCCAAAAAGAACAAGGCAACCAAAAAGAGTAAAGGAGACATAAATGAAATGACCATAATGGTTGAGGACAGCCCCATCAACAAGATCAATGGGTTAAACACTCTGTTAGAAGGAGGTAACGGCTTCAGCTGCATTTCAACTGAAGTTACTGATTCTGTGTACGCACCAAACCTCCTGGAGGGTATGAGCAACATGAGACAAGAGAGCTTCCTCTGTGATCTAACAGTCGCCACCAAGTCAAAATCATTTGACGTCCACAAGGTTGTCATGGCCTCCTGCAGCGAGTACATTCGTAACATCTTGAAGAAGGATTCTGCCCTCCAAAAGATCGACTTGAACGACCTCTCACCGGTCGGCCTCGCCACTGCAATCACATACGCATACTCCGGAAAGCTGACCCTGTCGCTGTACAGCATCGGCAGCACTATTGCTGCAGCCATGCTGCTGCAGATCGGCAGCCTGGTGAAGATGTGCAGTGATTTCCTCATGCAGGAGCTCAGCGTGGAGAATTGTATGTATGTGGGCAACATCGCCGATGCCTACGACCTCAAAGAAACCAAGGAGGCGGCTCAGAAGTTCATGCGGGAGAACTTCATCGAGTTTTCCGAGATGGAGCAGTTCCTCAAGCTCACCTATGAGCAGATCAGTGATTTCCTGTCTGATGAttctctgcagctcccctctgAGGTCACCGCCTTCCAGATTGCCATGAAGTGGTTGGACTTTGACGAGAAGAGGCTGAAATACGCAGCAGATCTCCTAACTCTCATCCGCTTCGGCACTATCTCTGCCCAAGACCTGGTGAACCATGTCCAGAGTGCGCCCAGGATGATGCAAGACCCCGAGTGCCACCGTCTCCTTGTTGACGCCATGAATTACCATCTGCTTCCATACCAACAGAACATCCTCCAGTCACGCAGAACAAAGGTACGCGGTGGCCTCAAGGTGGTACTCACAATTGGTGGACGTCCTGCTTTGACAGAGAAATCTCTCAGCAAGGATGTTCTCTACAGAGATGCAGATAACCTGTGGAATAAGTTGACAGAAATGCCAGCAAAGAGCTTTAATCAGTGTGTGGCAGTCTTGGATGGCTTCCTGTATGTGGCAGGTGGTGAGGACCAGAATGATGCAAGGAATCAGGCTAAACATGCTGTTAGCAACTTCTGCAG ATATGACCCACGCTTCAACACTTGGATTCACTTGAGCAACATGATCCAGAGGCGCACCCACTTCAGCCTCAACACCTTCAATGGCCTCTTGTTTGCCGTCGGAGGGCGAAACTCTGATGGTGTTCAGGCCTCTGTGGAGTGCTATGTGCCTTCCTCCAACCAGTGGCAGATGAAAGCTCCCATGGAAGTGCCCCGCTGCTGTCACGCCAGCTCCGTCATCGAGGGCAAGATCCTTGTGTCTGGTGGTTACATCAACAACGCCTACTCCAGGGCTGTGTGCTCGTATGACCCCTCTACCGACACCTGGCAGGATAAGAACAGTCTCAGCACACCTCGAGGCTGGCATTGCGCTGCCACCGTGGGAGACCGAGCCTACGTCATCGGTGGCAGTCAGTTGGGAGGTCGTGGGGAGAGAGTGGATGTCCTCGCCGTCGAATCTTACAATCCTCACAACGGGCAGTGGAGCTACAGCACGCCTCTTCACACAGGAGTGAGCACAGCCGGTATTTCCATTTTGAACAACAAGGTCTATCTCCTCGGAGGCTGGAACGAGGGCGAGAAGAAGTACAAGAAATGCATTCAGGTTTACAACCCTGACCTCAATGAATGGACTGAGGATGACGAATTGCCAGAAGCTACAGTCGGCATCTCATGCTGTGTCGTCACCATACCCACACGAAAAACACGAGAATCCAGAGCCAGTTCAGTTTCATCTGCACCAGTCAGTATATAA